The Acetivibrio cellulolyticus CD2 genome segment TCCACTCTCAACAGCAAAATCGACAGCAATTTCAGTATCTGTCATATTTTTTTCACTTGGGTATTTTATAATCCTTACATTCAAACTGTTTAAATATTCAAGATCTTCTTTTTGTATGGAATCAAGATCACCAATCAAAACATCAGGAACCAACTCTAAATTTCTTAGATGCTTAGCTCCTCCATCAACACATATTATAGACTTCGCTATATTAAAATATTTTTCATGATAGGAGTAATCAATTATGCTCCCACTACATACAATTATTGCAACCATATTAAAAATCACCCTGTAAATTTCCTGCTTATGAAACAAAAATGCCTTAAATGGCATTTTTAGCATTATATATATTCAAAACTTGTTATGTAAAAGCACTATTATCAGAATGCTTTTTCTTTCAGTTCCCTGATTATTTGGGACGTATCTGGTGAATTGAATATTGTAGAACCTGAAACGATAATATTAGCCCCTGCTTCAGTAACCTTGTATATGTTGTTACTGTCAATTCCCCCATCTACTTCTATATCCACGTTGATCCCTCTACATACTAAGTTGTCTCTTAAAGCCTTAATTTTTTGAGTAACAGAATCAATATACTTCTGACCACCAAAACCCGGATTAACAGTCATAAGCAAAACCATGTCCAACTCATCTAAAACCCAATCAAGCGCATTAAGCGGAGTAGCCGGATTTAAAGCTGCAGAAGCCTTTATCCCATGCTGCTTTATCTTCTGTATGGTACGATGAAGATGACAGGATGATTCAACATGAACTGTAATTATATCTGCACCCGCATCAACAAAACTATCAATATATTTATCAGCATCCTGGATCATTAGGTGCACATCAAAGGGCAAATTCGTTACCTTCCTCAATGCCTTAACAATAGGAGGCCCGAGTGTTATATTAGGAACAAAATGTCCGTCCATAACATCGATATGTACTAAATCAGCACCAGCTTTCTCTATTCTTATAATCTCTTCACCCAGTTTCGAAAAATCTGCCGAAAGTATGGATGGTGAAATTTTAATCAATCTTGAACACTCCTTTTCAATAAAAATCTAAGAATACTTTTTTCGTTGTTTTTCCTTTAACATATTGCAAAACTCCACATAACGCGCATGTCTTCCGTAATCTAAAATTCCTCTTTCAAGTGCAGCCTTTACCTCACATTCTGGTTCGCTTATATGCATACAACCGGTAAACTTGCATCTCCCAAAATATTGTCTAAACTCCGGGTAAAAATTTTGAAGTTCACCAGCTTCAAGACCAGATAACTCAAAAGAGCTAAATCCTGGTGTATCAACAACAAATCCACCCGACTTTAGCTCTATAAGTTCTGCATGCCTGGTAGTATGTCTGCCTCTTTCAATTCTGTCACTAACCTTGCCGGTTTCCATTACATATGAATCCAATACTCTATTAAGAATAGTGGACTTTCCAACTCCTGATTGCCCAGCAAAAGCAGTCGTTTTATCTTTTAAAGCACTTTCCAGTTCGTCAAACCCTGTCTCAATTGCAGAACTAAGTGCTAAAACCCTGTAACCTGCTTTTTGATAAGATTCAGCTACATTTTTATATTCCATATCTTTATCAAGGTCAATTTTATTAATACAAATAACAGCGCTTATATCCTTTTGCTCGACAGTTATAAGGAGCTTATCGAGCAGTGTAAAATCCGGCTGCGGTGATTTTATTGCAATTACAATTGCTATTTGGTTTACATTTGCAACCGCAGGTCTAATAAGCTGAGAATCCCGTGGAAAAATCTCTTCGATGTTTCCCACTTTTTCATCTTGGTTTGAAACAGAGATTGATACCTTATCCCCAGGTAATGGAGTAAACGAGTCTTTCCTGAATATGCCCCTTGCTTTGCATTCAAATAGCCCAAACTCGGTTTTTACGTAATAAAACCCTCCAATACCTTTAATGATTATGCCTGGCAGCAATCCTTCTTCCTCCTCTTATAGTGTTTCAAAAAATTACATTATACAGATGCCTTTACACAATACCCTGTTGTAATAACTTTTTTGAAACACCAGTTATAAATTTCTCTTTATTAAAACCTAATATTGCTCAGTAAATTGTGTATATGGTTCAGGTTCACTGTTTAAGAAAACCTTGACCTCTGTGCTGCCGTCCTTTGGTATAGGAATAGATAATGTCAGCGGGAAGTTTGTCTTACTTATAACTTCGCTATACAACTGTTCCTCGGTATTTGTATCAGATCTGGTTATCTTAACCAGAACATTTATAAATTCTCCATACTGATCAGCGTCGGTTAATACTAACTGTCTAGCCACAACTTTATCAGCGTTACCACTGTTACCATTATTATTACCACTGTCACCAGGGCCTTCGGCAGGAATATTCTCTTCCAGATAAATATCTACAGGTTTTCCCTCAACTATACTCTCTCCTGGTTCAGGATTCTGCTTGATTATTTTATCGACAGCATTGGTCTTATCTTCAGGATAAATTTTTCCAACTATTAAATTTTTCTCAGCTAAAAGGTTCTTAGCTTCGCTTTTAGTTCTTCCTTTCAAATCCGGAACCGTTGTTGTTTTAATTTCAGGCCCCTCACTTCTGTAAATTCTTACAGTTTTTCCACGTCTCACTTCATCACCCTCGCCGGGTTCTGTTCTAGTAACCATTCCCTCTGCAACTTCATCACTGTATTCGTCCACTACTTTAGCCACGAGGCCAAGAGATTCAACTTGAGTTACAGCCTCCCGGTAGTCAATATTTGTAAGATCTTTTATTGTAATCATCACAGGACCATCACTCACAGTAAGAACGACCTTGCTGTACCCTCCCTGCTTAAGCTCAGTACCTTTGGCTACATCTTGGGACAATACTACATCCTTATCAACATCCTCATCATTTTTCCTGTTCACTTCAACTTTAATTTCATTGTTTTCCAAATCAGCCTTCGCCTCATAATAGTTCATTCCAGTGTAATCTTTTACAACATATTCGTCCGGCTCTGATAATGTAGGCCAAATAACTGTACCTAGTATAAACCCAATAACCGCTATAACAATTATAGAGGTAGTTATCGCCAGTATAGTAGTAACTTTGTCTTTATCCCTTTTCTTTTCCATTTTGTCTTCACCTGTTTTTTTAGGAGAATCCTTTTCAAGTAATGCTGTTTTTTCTCCAATAGACGGAATCCTTACTGTCGGACTATCATAAACAGTATCACCATCTCCAATAATTATTTCCATATCAGGATTTTTTAAAACCTTATATAAGTGATCCAACATCTCTGAAGCTGACTGATATCTGTTTTTCTGATCCTTTTCTATTGCAGTCATTATCAAATCATTTACACCCTTCGGCAAATCCTTTTTGATATTGGACGGTTCCTCAGGCATATCCTGTATATGCTTAAGAGCAATTGCAACGGGTGATTCTCCGTTAAAAGGAAGCCTTCCTGTGACCAATTCATACAAGACTATTCCTAATGAATAAAGGTCTGATTTCTCATCCGAAAAACCTCCTCGAGCCTGTTCCGGTGAAAAATAATGAACGGAACCAATTGTACTTCCAGCAACAGTTATTGTTGAAGACGTCACAGCTCTTGCAATACCGAAGTCTGTAACCTTTGCGATTCCATCCTTTGTCAGTAAAATATTATGCGGCTTTATATCCCTATGAACTATATGATTCTTATGCGCATGCTCAATAGCAGAACATATTTGGATAACTACATTTACTGCTTCTTTCCAATCCAGCGCACCATTTTGAACTATATAATCCTTTAATGTTATACCATTAACATACTCCATTACTATATAATGCATATCATCTTCTTTTCCAACATCATATATAGATACAATATTAGGATGAGAAAGACTTGCTGCAGCTTGAGCCTCAACTCTGAAGCGTTTAACAAATTCTTCATCTGCCGTAAACTCCGGCCTTAACAATTTAATTGCAACAAACCTATTTAAAAGTTTACATTTCGCCTTATATACAAGGGCCATTCCGCCCCCACCAATTTTCTCTATTAATTCATACCTTCCACCAAGTATGCGACCTTCCATAACAACACCTCTTTTTATGGCATTTTGATATTAAATCTGATCAGATTCAATCAAAACCCACTTCACATATTTAAAATAAAGGATAAAACATACAATATTCTATAAAGATATATATATGCTAATAGTTTGCTTAAGAATGATTAAGAATTTTTTACAATGATAACTGTTATATTATCCTCTCCACCTTTTTCATTTGCAAGTCTAACCAACTCACTGCATGAATACTGTGGGTCATCATTATTTTTTATCATTGATAACATCTCATCTTCACTTAACATATTAGTTAATCCATCAGTGCACAAAATAAATATGTCTTCATCATTTACATCAACTGAATATGTATCAACAGCAACGTTCTCTTCACAACCTAAAGCCCTGGTTATTACATTCTTTTTAGGATGGTTCCTTGCTTCCTCTCTGGTTAGCGAACCATTTTTTATAAGCTCTTCAATATATGAGTGATCAGTAGTCAGCCTTTCTAGTGAACTATTTCTTATAAGGTACACTCTGCTATCACCTACATGCCCAATAAATAGTTTTCCCTTTAAGAGAATACCGACAACAAAAGTAGTACCCATACCATAGTTTTCATCTGATTCCTTTGCTTTAAAGTAAATACTTTTGTTAACCTCTTCCATCATGCTGCAAATAAAGGATACTATGCCTTCTTCACTTTCATCAGGTTGTAAGTATTTAAGCAAATACTCTTCAGAAAGGTCAACAGCCATACGGCTTGCTAGTTCTCCCGAGTTATGTCCACCCATTCCATCTGCTACAATAAAGGTATCAGGTATACCGTCTTTCCCTGTAATAACTTTATAGCTGTCCTCATTCATTTCCCTTACTCTACCTTTATCGCTTTCCACTCCAAATCTCACTATACCACTCCCCAGAAAACACGTAAAATGTTTTATAGTTTAAACTACTGCGTAATCATACCAATGAAAAACGTCTATTCCTTAACAGCTTCAATAAGGCTTCTTCGAAGCTGACCACAAGCTGCATCAATGTCAGCACCAAGTTCCCTTCTGACAGTAGTCTCAATGCCACGCTTTTCAAGAACCTCCTTGAACTTATAAATTCTTTCCTTACTGCTCTTTTTAAAACCAGTATTGGTAACGCTATTTACAGGTATTAAATTAACATGACATAACATACCCTTCAACAGATTAGAAAGCTGCTGGGCATATTCAATCAGGTCATTTACCCCATCAATCAAGGCATACTCAAATGTTATTCGCCTACTTGTAGTCTCTGTATATATCTTACATGCTTCAATCAATTTGTCAATAGAATACCTTTTATTAACAGGCATAATTTTTTCTCTCGCCTCATCATTAGTTGCATGTAGCGAAATAGACAGAGTTATAGGTAAATTCTCCTTGGATAGTTTTAAAATTTCGGGTACAAGACCGCAGGTTGAGACAGCAATATGTCTCGCACCTAAATTCATACCATCCTTATGATTTATCAATCTTATAAACTTTACGAGGTTATCGTAGTTATCAAACGGTTCTCCAATTCCCATTACAACTACGTTTCCCACTCTACTTCCTGCATCGTTTTGAATAGTTAAGACCTGATCCAACATTTCAGCTGAAGTGAGATTCCGTAAAAATCCTACTCCAGTAGAAGCACAGAATTTACATCCCATCTTGCAGCCTACCTGTGAAGAAATACAAACAGAAAAACCATGCTCATATTTCATCAATACACTTTCTACTATATTCCCATCTATAAGTTTAAAAAGATATTTTGTCGTACCATCTATCTTTGATACAAACTTTTCAACAACTTCAAGCTTATTTATATATGCTGAAGCCCTAAGACTCTCTCTTATATCTTTTGAAAGATTAGTCATTTCATCTATATCTTTAACACCCTTGTTGACCCACTGAAAAACCTGCTTTGCACGAAACTTCTGCTGTCCCATTTCCAGAAAAAAATTCTCCAACTCTTCAATTGTAAGATTAAGAAGGTCAACCTTCCCGTCCATAAGCTTAGCTCCTTTTCCTCATTTTAGAGATAAAAAATCCATCAATACCGTCCCTATTAGTGTACAACTGAATATATCCATCTTTTGTTGTATCTTTTACTAATCCATCCGGCAGTTGCTTCGATATATCTTCCATTGTATATTCCTTATTGTCTTTTAAGAATTTTTTAACCATTTCCTCATTTTCTTGAGGTTCTATGGTACATGTACTATAAACCAATACTCCTCCAGGCTTTACATACTTCGAAGAAGCATTAAGTATTTTCTCCTGAAGTTTTACTATCTCGTTTAAATCGTTTGAGTTTCTCGCCCACTTTATATCCGGTTTTCTTCGTATAATACCAAGTCCAGTGCATGGCGCATCAACTAAAACACGGTCAGCCTTGTCCGTCAAACTTGCATCTTGTTCTGATGCATCAAAAATTTCGGCCTTTATTATATCTATGCCCAACCTGCTTGAAGCTTCGTTTATCAATCTTATTTTGTGTTCGTGAATATCTCTAGCTATAATCTGTCCCCTATTTCCCATAAGCTCTGCAATATGAGTAGTTTTACCTCCAGGAGCACTGCATACATCCACAATAAATTCCCCCGGCTTAGGATCGAAAATCCTTCCGACCATCATTGAACTTTCATCCTGAACCTGAAAAAAGCCTTTAACAAACGCCTCCATCTTTGTAAGAGAAGATGGATTATTTATTGTCAAAGCATTTTCAATGTATTTGGCTGATTCAGTTTCAAACCCTTCTTTTTTAAGGGTATTTTCAAGTTCTTCTCTAGTAGTCTTTAAAGAATTTACTCTAACAGTTAATGGTGCAGTTTCATTATTACTCTTTAGAAGCTCCTCTGTAAAGCTTTCCCCAAAACGGTCCAGCCATTTTTTGACCATCCAGTCAGGATGTGAGTATTTTATAGACAGATATGAGATCAAATCTTTGTTTCTGTCGGGATAAACTATCTTATTCTTTGACCTTGCTACATTTCTAAGCATAGCATTAACGTACCTGCTGCTGGCAGAGTGTCCATACCTTTTAGCAAGGTTGACACTCTCATTACAGGCTGCAGATTCCGGAATTTTGCTCATATAAACAATCTGATATACTCCCAATCTTAAGATATTGAGTATCCACGGAGAAAGCTTATTAATTTTCACTGAGGAAAATTGATCAATGATATAGTCAATTGATAGTCTCCATTTCAACGTACCATAAACCAGCTCAGTAATAAAAGCCTTATCCAGACCACTTAATGCTTTATCTTCAAGGTACTTGTTAAGGGCAATATTGGAATATGCCCCTGATTTATTAATATCGTATAGTATTTTAAGAGCAGTTTCTCTTGGTAAATCAAGTTTCATAATAATTAATCATCTCTTCTATTCGCTAATAATATAAGACGCAGTAAGTTTGCTATTGCAACAGCAGCTGAAGCTACATAAGTCATAGCTGCCGCCCTTAAAACCTTCTTTGCAGGATTTATTTCATTATCGTTAAGCATGCCTGTATCTTCAAGGGTTCTTATAGCTCTTCTGCTCGCATTAAACTCTACGGGCAAAGTTACAAGGTAGAAAAGCACAGCCGCACCAAAGAGTATAATTCCAAGATTAATGATTAACGGCATACTGAATATAAGTCCGATTATGGCCATTGTCGGGCCAATTGAAGAACCTATATTTGCTACCGGAACCAAAGTGCTTCTCAAAACCAACGGAGCATATCCGTCCTTATGTTGAATAGCATGACCCGTTTCATGTGCAGCAACACCTACAGCAGATATCGAATTACTTCCATAAACAGACTGTGACAGTCTTACAACCCTTGTCTTTGGATCATAGTGGTCTGTCAGATCGCCAGGGTACGCTTCAACACGTACATCATAAAGTCCGCTTCTGTCTAGTATCGACCTTGCTATATCCGCTCCAGTCATACCTTTACTGTTATAAACTTTGCTATAATTGCTAAAAGTACTCTTCACCTTAAATTGAGCATATAGTGAAAATAAAAACGCTGGCATCACAAGTACCAGATAATAAATATCAAATCCATAAAAATAGCCCATAAAATAACCTCCTATCAATTTTTGTAATGCTTAAAACATAACTTTGGCTTTATTTGCAAATCAAATGTCCTAATATCGAATAGTGCTAAATGCCCTCAAGTTTTTTACTAACATCTAAAATACCATCAAGCCGTGCCCTTAAAGCATCCACATTAACAAAAGTATTATAGCATGGTCCATTAGGTCTATCATTAATCAACCCGATAACAGGTATTTTACCTACATCAATTATTCCACTCGTAAGATCCCTCTCGCAAGCAACCGACAAAATCAGCTTAGGTCTGAGTTTTTTGACTATATTCCTTGCCACTGTCCCCCCGGTTACAATGCTAACTTTAACCCCGCGTGTTTCGGCAGTATTAACAATATCCCCAATTGAACACCTTCCGCATCTTCTGCAGTTATCAGAATTATTTGTAATTTTATACCCGCATTCCGAATACTGCAAACAATGTGGAAGCAGAATAAGGACGTTTTCAGGTGAATACTTCTTTCCTAGAGCATTTACCATAATATTATTAAAGTCTATATAAAACTTACGTATTAAATCCTTTTTTGTCTTAAAAATGCCTGCAAAAAATATTGCAAGGGGAAGCAGCGTCTTTATGCCTGTTCCCGCTATATAGCCTATTATCTTGTTCCTTGATTTGTATTTGTACAC includes the following:
- the rpe gene encoding ribulose-phosphate 3-epimerase; protein product: MIKISPSILSADFSKLGEEIIRIEKAGADLVHIDVMDGHFVPNITLGPPIVKALRKVTNLPFDVHLMIQDADKYIDSFVDAGADIITVHVESSCHLHRTIQKIKQHGIKASAALNPATPLNALDWVLDELDMVLLMTVNPGFGGQKYIDSVTQKIKALRDNLVCRGINVDIEVDGGIDSNNIYKVTEAGANIIVSGSTIFNSPDTSQIIRELKEKAF
- the rsgA gene encoding ribosome small subunit-dependent GTPase A — protein: MLPGIIIKGIGGFYYVKTEFGLFECKARGIFRKDSFTPLPGDKVSISVSNQDEKVGNIEEIFPRDSQLIRPAVANVNQIAIVIAIKSPQPDFTLLDKLLITVEQKDISAVICINKIDLDKDMEYKNVAESYQKAGYRVLALSSAIETGFDELESALKDKTTAFAGQSGVGKSTILNRVLDSYVMETGKVSDRIERGRHTTRHAELIELKSGGFVVDTPGFSSFELSGLEAGELQNFYPEFRQYFGRCKFTGCMHISEPECEVKAALERGILDYGRHARYVEFCNMLKEKQRKKYS
- the pknB gene encoding Stk1 family PASTA domain-containing Ser/Thr kinase, which gives rise to MEGRILGGRYELIEKIGGGGMALVYKAKCKLLNRFVAIKLLRPEFTADEEFVKRFRVEAQAAASLSHPNIVSIYDVGKEDDMHYIVMEYVNGITLKDYIVQNGALDWKEAVNVVIQICSAIEHAHKNHIVHRDIKPHNILLTKDGIAKVTDFGIARAVTSSTITVAGSTIGSVHYFSPEQARGGFSDEKSDLYSLGIVLYELVTGRLPFNGESPVAIALKHIQDMPEEPSNIKKDLPKGVNDLIMTAIEKDQKNRYQSASEMLDHLYKVLKNPDMEIIIGDGDTVYDSPTVRIPSIGEKTALLEKDSPKKTGEDKMEKKRDKDKVTTILAITTSIIVIAVIGFILGTVIWPTLSEPDEYVVKDYTGMNYYEAKADLENNEIKVEVNRKNDEDVDKDVVLSQDVAKGTELKQGGYSKVVLTVSDGPVMITIKDLTNIDYREAVTQVESLGLVAKVVDEYSDEVAEGMVTRTEPGEGDEVRRGKTVRIYRSEGPEIKTTTVPDLKGRTKSEAKNLLAEKNLIVGKIYPEDKTNAVDKIIKQNPEPGESIVEGKPVDIYLEENIPAEGPGDSGNNNGNSGNADKVVARQLVLTDADQYGEFINVLVKITRSDTNTEEQLYSEVISKTNFPLTLSIPIPKDGSTEVKVFLNSEPEPYTQFTEQY
- a CDS encoding Stp1/IreP family PP2C-type Ser/Thr phosphatase, which gives rise to MRFGVESDKGRVREMNEDSYKVITGKDGIPDTFIVADGMGGHNSGELASRMAVDLSEEYLLKYLQPDESEEGIVSFICSMMEEVNKSIYFKAKESDENYGMGTTFVVGILLKGKLFIGHVGDSRVYLIRNSSLERLTTDHSYIEELIKNGSLTREEARNHPKKNVITRALGCEENVAVDTYSVDVNDEDIFILCTDGLTNMLSEDEMLSMIKNNDDPQYSCSELVRLANEKGGEDNITVIIVKNS
- the rlmN gene encoding 23S rRNA (adenine(2503)-C(2))-methyltransferase RlmN, with the protein product MDGKVDLLNLTIEELENFFLEMGQQKFRAKQVFQWVNKGVKDIDEMTNLSKDIRESLRASAYINKLEVVEKFVSKIDGTTKYLFKLIDGNIVESVLMKYEHGFSVCISSQVGCKMGCKFCASTGVGFLRNLTSAEMLDQVLTIQNDAGSRVGNVVVMGIGEPFDNYDNLVKFIRLINHKDGMNLGARHIAVSTCGLVPEILKLSKENLPITLSISLHATNDEAREKIMPVNKRYSIDKLIEACKIYTETTSRRITFEYALIDGVNDLIEYAQQLSNLLKGMLCHVNLIPVNSVTNTGFKKSSKERIYKFKEVLEKRGIETTVRRELGADIDAACGQLRRSLIEAVKE
- the rsmB gene encoding 16S rRNA (cytosine(967)-C(5))-methyltransferase RsmB: MKLDLPRETALKILYDINKSGAYSNIALNKYLEDKALSGLDKAFITELVYGTLKWRLSIDYIIDQFSSVKINKLSPWILNILRLGVYQIVYMSKIPESAACNESVNLAKRYGHSASSRYVNAMLRNVARSKNKIVYPDRNKDLISYLSIKYSHPDWMVKKWLDRFGESFTEELLKSNNETAPLTVRVNSLKTTREELENTLKKEGFETESAKYIENALTINNPSSLTKMEAFVKGFFQVQDESSMMVGRIFDPKPGEFIVDVCSAPGGKTTHIAELMGNRGQIIARDIHEHKIRLINEASSRLGIDIIKAEIFDASEQDASLTDKADRVLVDAPCTGLGIIRRKPDIKWARNSNDLNEIVKLQEKILNASSKYVKPGGVLVYSTCTIEPQENEEMVKKFLKDNKEYTMEDISKQLPDGLVKDTTKDGYIQLYTNRDGIDGFFISKMRKRS
- a CDS encoding zinc metallopeptidase, which codes for MGYFYGFDIYYLVLVMPAFLFSLYAQFKVKSTFSNYSKVYNSKGMTGADIARSILDRSGLYDVRVEAYPGDLTDHYDPKTRVVRLSQSVYGSNSISAVGVAAHETGHAIQHKDGYAPLVLRSTLVPVANIGSSIGPTMAIIGLIFSMPLIINLGIILFGAAVLFYLVTLPVEFNASRRAIRTLEDTGMLNDNEINPAKKVLRAAAMTYVASAAVAIANLLRLILLANRRDD
- a CDS encoding DUF116 domain-containing protein, whose product is MKVKYLDKGLKKFVLLSGLLVFVLLFMLFVFGLIYRYSTINTYNFILLILIMMTILIIVFYMISILCIFYVYKYKSRNKIIGYIAGTGIKTLLPLAIFFAGIFKTKKDLIRKFYIDFNNIMVNALGKKYSPENVLILLPHCLQYSECGYKITNNSDNCRRCGRCSIGDIVNTAETRGVKVSIVTGGTVARNIVKKLRPKLILSVACERDLTSGIIDVGKIPVIGLINDRPNGPCYNTFVNVDALRARLDGILDVSKKLEGI